In Synergistaceae bacterium, one DNA window encodes the following:
- a CDS encoding lecithin retinol acyltransferase family protein: MRELEKFLLPLLSLAEKNILTQREIKPENGDVIRVNRGLYNHYGIYVKDLNHVIHYTGANGPSDFNGIVRETSLNEFLNGAKNFHVCKFPDSPSELQNDSILSRDNNKKNLFNLWQEIKKLRLKNYHLYSGEETIKRARDKLGEGGYNLAFNNCEHFAVWCKTGIKDSSQVNKILDIITYLLS, encoded by the coding sequence TTGAGAGAGCTTGAAAAATTTTTATTGCCATTATTGAGTCTCGCAGAAAAAAATATTTTGACCCAACGCGAAATAAAACCCGAAAACGGCGACGTAATTCGAGTCAATCGCGGGTTATATAATCATTACGGAATTTATGTGAAAGATTTAAATCACGTCATACACTACACCGGCGCAAATGGACCAAGCGATTTTAACGGCATTGTCCGCGAGACCTCGTTAAATGAATTTCTCAACGGCGCGAAAAATTTCCACGTCTGCAAATTCCCCGATAGCCCTTCAGAGCTGCAAAATGATTCTATTCTTTCACGCGACAATAACAAGAAAAATTTATTCAATCTCTGGCAGGAAATCAAGAAATTAAGACTCAAAAATTATCACCTCTATTCAGGCGAAGAAACCATCAAGCGCGCAAGAGACAAACTCGGCGAAGGAGGCTATAATCTAGCGTTCAACAATTGCGAACACTTTGCAGTCTGGTGCAAGACCGGCATAAAAGATTCCTCGCAGGTAAATAAAATTTTGGACATCATTACATATCTATTAAGCTAA